A genomic segment from Pseudosulfitobacter sp. DSM 107133 encodes:
- the nudC gene encoding NAD(+) diphosphatase has translation MRHAEQVTFGGSALDRAGEIRADPAAIAAARAHPDARAIVLWRGKPLIVRIRPAILMRLPMDHPILQDAVSEPVFLGREDGAPRFAFDLSNWEPDPAEMAALGSFLDPSEQHHPTLEGIEVFAELRRIMTWLSPRDAELAATAKAIIGWHDSHGFCSQCGVASQIADGGWKRDCPACHTSHFPRTDPVVIMLITHGNAVLMGRSPGWPEGMYSLLAGFVEPGETLEAAVRREVFEESGVRVGQVDYLASQPWPFPASLMFGCHGEALSAEIQIDPVEIEDAMWVSREDMVQVFAGEHPHILPARKGAIAHFLLENWLADTLD, from the coding sequence ATGCGACATGCGGAACAGGTGACTTTCGGAGGTTCGGCACTGGACCGTGCGGGCGAAATACGGGCCGACCCGGCTGCCATTGCCGCCGCGCGTGCCCATCCCGATGCCCGCGCTATCGTGCTGTGGCGGGGCAAGCCCCTGATTGTGCGTATCCGGCCCGCCATCTTGATGCGTTTGCCTATGGATCACCCGATTTTGCAAGATGCAGTGAGTGAACCGGTTTTTCTGGGCCGCGAGGACGGCGCGCCGCGCTTTGCCTTTGATCTGTCGAACTGGGAGCCGGACCCGGCCGAAATGGCCGCGCTTGGCAGTTTTCTGGACCCCAGCGAACAGCACCACCCGACGTTGGAAGGCATCGAGGTCTTTGCCGAGTTGCGCCGCATCATGACCTGGCTCAGCCCGCGTGATGCCGAACTGGCTGCCACCGCCAAGGCGATCATCGGGTGGCATGACAGTCACGGGTTCTGTTCCCAATGCGGCGTCGCCAGCCAAATTGCAGACGGTGGATGGAAACGCGACTGTCCGGCCTGCCACACCAGCCACTTTCCGCGCACCGATCCGGTTGTTATCATGTTGATTACCCATGGAAATGCGGTTCTTATGGGGCGCTCTCCGGGCTGGCCCGAGGGCATGTATTCCCTGCTGGCCGGTTTTGTCGAACCGGGCGAGACACTGGAAGCCGCCGTGCGCCGCGAGGTGTTTGAGGAAAGCGGCGTGCGGGTGGGGCAGGTGGACTATCTTGCCAGCCAGCCCTGGCCCTTTCCGGCATCGCTGATGTTCGGGTGTCACGGAGAGGCGCTGAGCGCGGAAATCCAGATTGATCCGGTCGAGATCGAGGATGCGATGTGGGTCAGTCGTGAAGACATGGTTCAGGTCTTTGCCGGTGAACATCCGCACATTTTGCCCGCCCGCAAAGGTGCAATTGCACATTTTTTGCTAGAGAACTGGCTTGCGGATACGCTGGATTAA
- a CDS encoding SRPBCC family protein — protein MKFSTREDIEAPIEAVFDMLCDFEGFERSAMRRGAEVQRVDRLKSPGIGMMWDVVFSMRGKMRKVQLEMTRFERPQDMLLAYRSPGLEGTFQVELMSLSRSRTRVAISLEVTPLNLSSRLLVQSLKLAKTSLTKRFKLRVAEYAKTMEERYKRLA, from the coding sequence ATGAAATTCTCGACCCGCGAAGATATCGAGGCTCCTATCGAAGCCGTGTTTGACATGCTCTGCGATTTCGAGGGGTTCGAACGGTCTGCCATGCGTCGCGGCGCAGAGGTGCAGCGGGTGGACCGGCTGAAAAGCCCCGGCATCGGTATGATGTGGGACGTAGTGTTTTCAATGCGTGGCAAGATGCGCAAGGTGCAGCTGGAAATGACCCGGTTCGAGCGGCCGCAGGATATGCTGCTGGCCTATCGCTCTCCTGGTCTTGAGGGGACGTTTCAGGTTGAACTTATGTCCTTGTCGCGCAGTCGCACGCGCGTCGCCATTTCACTTGAGGTCACGCCGTTGAACCTGTCTTCGCGGCTGCTGGTCCAGTCGCTGAAACTGGCCAAAACCTCACTGACCAAACGATTCAAGCTGCGTGTGGCGGAATATGCAAAAACGATGGAAGAGCGTTACAAACGCCTGGCCTGA
- a CDS encoding PAS domain-containing sensor histidine kinase, translated as MPDSFEKYSLTWHVTPELLGVLSASGKFENTNPAWYKILGWRAADVETRQFFDFIHPDDFAKTERAFELVQKGKPIMGFENRYRHRDGSYRWLSWNCVPEGGRFFCSARDVTEEKLNRANLKNREEEARFREQFIAILGHDLRNPLAAINAATRMLQRREDDPEKLQLMSSVQDSVGRMSALINDMMDFARARLGNGINLATRSDTELHAVLDQTLDEIRLAHRETEFEADFDFSDPVQVDGQRISQLVSNLLSNAATHGDNLNPVRLQARDENGNLVISVQNSGAPIPPERLSGIFEPFSGSEPDAEQRGLGLGLYIADQIARAHNGSMHATSDETGTSFVFTMPRTTEAEHSSA; from the coding sequence ATGCCGGATTCTTTCGAGAAATACAGCCTGACTTGGCATGTCACCCCCGAGCTTTTGGGCGTGCTCAGTGCCAGTGGAAAATTTGAAAATACCAATCCGGCCTGGTACAAAATTCTGGGCTGGCGTGCAGCTGATGTCGAGACAAGACAGTTCTTTGATTTTATCCACCCCGATGATTTCGCAAAAACCGAACGCGCCTTTGAACTTGTCCAAAAGGGCAAGCCGATCATGGGGTTCGAAAACCGCTATCGACACCGTGACGGCAGTTATCGTTGGTTGTCATGGAACTGCGTGCCGGAAGGTGGCCGTTTCTTTTGCTCGGCCCGCGATGTCACCGAAGAAAAACTGAATCGGGCCAATTTGAAAAACCGCGAAGAAGAAGCACGCTTTCGCGAGCAATTCATCGCAATCCTTGGCCACGACCTGCGCAACCCGCTGGCGGCAATCAATGCCGCCACCCGCATGTTGCAGCGGCGCGAAGACGACCCCGAAAAACTTCAACTAATGAGCTCGGTTCAGGATTCAGTCGGACGCATGTCGGCGCTGATCAACGACATGATGGACTTTGCCCGCGCCCGACTGGGCAACGGCATCAATCTTGCGACCCGGTCAGACACAGAGCTGCACGCGGTTCTGGATCAAACTCTGGATGAAATCCGTCTGGCCCACCGCGAAACAGAATTTGAAGCTGATTTCGATTTTTCCGACCCTGTACAGGTTGATGGCCAGCGCATTTCACAGCTGGTGTCGAACCTGCTGTCCAATGCCGCAACCCACGGCGACAACCTGAATCCCGTGCGTTTGCAGGCCCGCGATGAAAACGGGAACCTGGTTATTTCCGTGCAAAACAGCGGCGCGCCGATCCCCCCCGAACGGTTAAGCGGAATTTTCGAACCGTTTTCGGGCTCGGAACCGGACGCAGAACAGCGCGGGCTGGGTTTGGGATTGTACATCGCAGACCAGATTGCGCGCGCGCACAACGGGTCTATGCACGCCACATCGGATGAGACCGGCACCAGCTTTGTTTTCACAATGCCGCGCACGACCGAAGCGGAACATAGCAGCGCCTGA
- a CDS encoding prephenate dehydratase, with protein MPERIAFQGDLGAYSHEACLNARPGAIPVPCTTFDDVIDAVNSGAADLAMLPVENTTYGRVADIHRLLPQSGLRIVGEAFVRVRIAVMANPGQTLDDIKHVRAHMVLIPQARAFLNAHGMTAETAADSAGAAADIAASGEMGVGALASAVAAEIHGLTVLANGIEDQGHNTTRFLLMAPQADYSRRADHMITTFVFEVRNIPAALYKAMGGFATNGVNMTKLESYMVGGAFTATQFYADIEGHPEDPGVARALEELDYFTNMIDILGVYPAAPGRD; from the coding sequence ATGCCCGAACGTATTGCATTTCAAGGCGACCTGGGCGCCTACAGTCACGAAGCCTGCCTGAACGCGCGGCCCGGAGCGATTCCCGTGCCTTGCACCACCTTTGACGACGTGATTGACGCCGTGAACAGCGGCGCTGCCGATCTGGCCATGCTACCGGTTGAAAACACGACCTATGGCCGCGTGGCCGACATTCACAGGTTGCTGCCGCAATCCGGCTTGCGCATCGTCGGCGAAGCCTTTGTGCGCGTGCGCATTGCCGTGATGGCAAACCCCGGACAGACGCTGGACGATATCAAACATGTGCGCGCGCATATGGTGCTGATTCCGCAGGCGCGTGCCTTTTTGAATGCCCACGGAATGACCGCCGAAACCGCAGCCGACAGCGCCGGTGCCGCCGCCGATATCGCGGCCTCCGGCGAAATGGGCGTGGGGGCGCTGGCCTCGGCTGTCGCGGCGGAAATTCACGGGCTGACCGTTCTGGCCAATGGCATCGAGGATCAGGGCCACAACACAACGCGGTTCCTGCTGATGGCGCCGCAAGCTGATTACAGCCGCCGCGCCGATCACATGATCACCACCTTTGTGTTCGAGGTGCGCAACATTCCCGCCGCGCTGTACAAGGCGATGGGCGGCTTTGCCACCAACGGCGTCAACATGACCAAACTGGAAAGCTACATGGTGGGCGGCGCGTTTACCGCCACCCAGTTTTATGCAGATATCGAAGGCCACCCGGAAGATCCGGGTGTGGCCCGCGCGTTGGAAGAGCTCGATTATTTCACCAACATGATTGATATTCTTGGCGTCTATCCCGCAGCCCCCGGACGCGACTAG
- a CDS encoding cytochrome c family protein translates to MFDTMTTTKVAGALCGALLIFLLGKWAAEGLYHPESHGEAAYVIEVADGGGDAAPAEEVNFDELMANADVEKGAKVFRKCSACHKLDGSNGTGPHLDGLVGRDVGAVAGFSYSAAMAGHGGVWTPEEISHFIENPRGFISGTAMGFAGLKKPEERADVIAYIQSVTN, encoded by the coding sequence ATGTTCGACACTATGACGACGACAAAGGTGGCCGGGGCGCTGTGTGGCGCGCTTCTTATTTTCCTGCTGGGCAAGTGGGCAGCCGAGGGGCTGTATCATCCCGAAAGCCACGGCGAGGCGGCCTATGTCATCGAAGTGGCTGACGGTGGTGGTGATGCCGCGCCCGCCGAAGAAGTCAATTTTGACGAGCTGATGGCCAACGCCGACGTTGAAAAAGGCGCCAAGGTTTTCCGCAAGTGCTCGGCTTGTCACAAGCTTGATGGCAGCAACGGCACCGGCCCGCACCTGGACGGTCTTGTAGGCCGCGATGTCGGGGCGGTTGCAGGCTTCAGCTATTCGGCGGCGATGGCGGGACACGGTGGCGTCTGGACACCTGAAGAGATCAGCCACTTTATCGAAAACCCGCGCGGCTTTATTTCGGGCACCGCAATGGGCTTTGCCGGTTTGAAAAAACCGGAAGAGCGCGCCGACGTGATCGCTTACATTCAAAGCGTTACGAACTGA